The window GGGATCGTCTTCGTCGCCGACTCGCAGCGCCCGATGCGGGATCCGAACGTCGAGAGCCTCAAGAACCTCCGCGAGAACCTCGCCGAGATCGGCCTCACGCTCGAGAGCGTCCCCCGCGTCTTCCAGTACAACAAGCGCGACCTTCCGAACATCCTCTCGATCGACGAGCTCAACGAGTCGCTCAACCCGGACGGGTCGGTCGAGGGCTACGAGGCCTCCGCGACGAACGGAACGGGTGTTTTCGAGACGCTCAAGGCGATCTCGAAGCTCACCCTGCGATCCCTCAAGGGCCGCATGACCGTCGAACAGCGCCGTCCGACCGTCGTCGTGTCGGGCGAGACGCCGGCGCCGATCCCGGCCGCGGCGCTTCACGCCGGGGCCCTCGGCGCGCGCACCTCCGGGATCACGGCCGCAATCGATTCGCTGGGGGAAGCGGGCGGCGCCGGCGAGCCGGCCGCCGAGGTCCGCAACCCGTACGACTCCACGATCTCCCGGCTGCAGCGGCTCCAGTCGCTCCACCGTCAGGGAGTCGACCTCCACGCGGCGAGCGCCTCGGGCACGAGCCTCGCGGCCCTCACCCCTCCCGCCACCGCGACGGCGGGAACGGAAGGTGGCCCCCAGGACGCCCCGTTCGAAGCCGCAAACCTGCCGCCCGCGGACGATCCCGCCGCCGAAGTGAGCTTCGCCGAGATCCAGCCGCCGCCGGACGATCCGCCGCCCGACTCGTCCGTCAAGCACGTCCGCGTGCGTACGAACGTCGACATTCTCTCGGAGCTCGAGAAGCTGCGGAAGATCGCGACGCAGAGGCCGGCGTCGCCCGCGCAGAAGGTCCGGAGCGCCGCCGACGTGTCGCTCGACGACCTGCTCGGCTCCACGCGCAATCGCAAGAAGGACGTCGCGCAGAGTTTCGAGGTCCTCGTCCCGCGCGACGCGCTCGCGAAGAGCCGGCGCGTGAGCGTGGCCCTGCGATTCGGCGACGAAACCGGGGCCGCGATAGGCGCGGAGAAGCGCTTCGACGTCGAGATCGCCGAGTCGCAGGACCTCCAGAAGCTCCTGCTCTCCCTCAAGTTCAACGTGCGCGCCGAATGAAGGGCGCGCGTCTTCTCGCCGTCCTCGGGGTGCTCGTGTCGGCGGGTTGCGCGTCCGTGCCGGCCGGCGAGCAGGCCGCCGCGCCGGCGCCCCCGTCGCCCGACGCCGTCGCGTTCGCGGCGCGGACCCAGGCGACGGACCTCTTCTACCGCGGCAAGGCCTTCGCCCTTGCGGGCGACGCCGACTGCGCGCGTGAAGCGTTCCGCGGCGCGCTCGAGACCTTCCGCGCGGCGGCCCGCCCCGGCAACGGGTCCGATACCGCGTTCGCGGGCGAGCTGTGGGAAAGCGTCGCCGTCTACCGGCCCGCCCTCGACGCCGCCGCCCGAACCGGCGAACCGGAGCGCGCGCCGGCGGAGGACCCGCGCGACAGCCTCGTGGCCGCGGCGCCGACGGCGAGCCCCGAGGAGTTCGAGAAGGCCCGGAGGGAGATCGCCGCCATCCCCTCGGGCGTCTCGTTCGACATCCCGATCGTCGTGAACGAGCAGGTGCTGCGCGCGGTCGCCTTCTACCAGTTCCGCATCCCGCTCGGCTTCGCGACGGCTCTGAAGCGCAGCGGCCGCTACATGGACCTGATGCGCGGCATCCTGAAGGAAGAGGGCGTCCCCGAGGACCTCGTCTACGTCGCGATGGTCGAGTCCGCCTTCAAGCACCACGCGCACTCGCGCGCCGCGGCGCACGGATTCTGGCAGTTCATCGAAGGCACCGGCCGCCGCTATGGCCTCCGTCGCACGCGCGAATACGACGAGCGCAGCGACGCCGTGAAGTCGACACGCGCCGCGGCCGCGTACTTCCGCGACCTGTACGAGATGTTCGGCGACTGGCACCTCGCGATGGCGGCCTACGACGCCGGCGAGGGCCGGATCCTGAAGGGCCTTCAGCGGACCGGGGCCCGCGACTTCTGGGGACTCGCGCAGGGCTCGACGCTGCTCCGCGAGACGCGCGACTACGTTCCGTTCGTTCTCGCAACCGCGCTCATCGCCAAGGACCCGGCGCGCTTCGGGTTCGACGTCGTGCCCGACCCGCCGATCGCGTGGGACAGCGTGACCATCACGAAGCCGGTCGACCTCGGCCGCGTGGCCGGGGCCCTCGGCGCGACGCTCCCGGAGCTCCAGCTCCTCAACAGCGAGCTCCGGACGCGCTCGACGCCGCACGGCGTCCCGTCGTACGACCTCAAGGTCCCGCCGGGCACCGCGGCGCTCGTCGTCGCCCGGCTGCCCGGCCTTCCCGCCGCGCCCGAGGTCGCCGAAAAGCGGATCACGGTGAAGAAGGGCGAAACGCTGACGAGGGTCGCCGCGCGTGCGGGCGTCTCCGTCTCCGAGTTGTGCGACTGGAACGACATCCCGCGAACCGCGAGGCTCCAGAAGGGGACGGTCCTCGTGGTCCCGTCGCGCCCGAAGAATCAGCCGAGAGAGCAGCTCGCCGCGAAGTCCTCGAACCCGCAGGGAGAGATCCGCGCGGTCCCGACCCCGGCGTCCGCGATCACGCGCGCGTCGGACGTCGGCCCGTTCACGGCGGCGCCCGCCGCGGCGACCCCGGCCTCCCCTTCGGCCGCCGCACTCCCGGCGCGCGTCGAGATCCCGGCGGAGGGATTTGCAGAAGCGCGGGCCGTCCCCGCCAGCAGCGCCGCGGCCCGGAAGGTCAAGCACACGGTCAAGCCCGGCGAAACTCTCTACTCTCTCGCCGCGCGATACGGGACGACGATCGACGCGATCCTCCGCGAGAACCGCCTGCGCTCGGCCCAGTCGCTCCGGGCGGGCCAGACGCTGACCCTCACGCTCGCCGTCCTGAACTGAAGCGAGCGCTTCCATGACGGTCGCTCGGGCGCACTCCGCGACGATCGTTGGCCTCGACGGGATTCCGGTGGTCGTCGAGTGCGCGATCGGCGCGGGCCTCCCGGGCCTGACTCTCGTCGGCCTGCCCGACGCCGCCGTGAAGGAAAGCCGCGAGCGCATCCGCTCGGCTCTCCGCCACGTCGGCTTCCCCGCTCCTCCAAAGAACGT is drawn from Acidobacteriota bacterium and contains these coding sequences:
- a CDS encoding LysM peptidoglycan-binding domain-containing protein translates to MKGARLLAVLGVLVSAGCASVPAGEQAAAPAPPSPDAVAFAARTQATDLFYRGKAFALAGDADCAREAFRGALETFRAAARPGNGSDTAFAGELWESVAVYRPALDAAARTGEPERAPAEDPRDSLVAAAPTASPEEFEKARREIAAIPSGVSFDIPIVVNEQVLRAVAFYQFRIPLGFATALKRSGRYMDLMRGILKEEGVPEDLVYVAMVESAFKHHAHSRAAAHGFWQFIEGTGRRYGLRRTREYDERSDAVKSTRAAAAYFRDLYEMFGDWHLAMAAYDAGEGRILKGLQRTGARDFWGLAQGSTLLRETRDYVPFVLATALIAKDPARFGFDVVPDPPIAWDSVTITKPVDLGRVAGALGATLPELQLLNSELRTRSTPHGVPSYDLKVPPGTAALVVARLPGLPAAPEVAEKRITVKKGETLTRVAARAGVSVSELCDWNDIPRTARLQKGTVLVVPSRPKNQPREQLAAKSSNPQGEIRAVPTPASAITRASDVGPFTAAPAAATPASPSAAALPARVEIPAEGFAEARAVPASSAAARKVKHTVKPGETLYSLAARYGTTIDAILRENRLRSAQSLRAGQTLTLTLAVLN